In one Cloacibacillus porcorum genomic region, the following are encoded:
- the hutH gene encoding histidine ammonia-lyase has product MSALKEIVLNGKDLTLESLIRITRNGAQVCASLEAMEDVKKSRALVEELVAGGRPMYGINTGFGRFSEVAIPEEDINLLQIKLILADAAGVGAPLPTDVVRGMLVMRANSLLNGFSGVRPVVINTILDMLNRGVHPVVPEKGSVGSSGDLCPLAHMVLPMIGLGEAEYNGVVMEGAEAMAKAKIPLIELKAKEGLALINGTQCMTSVAAHVLADAITLKKTADIVGALTVESLRGIKNAYDPRIQDVRRHSGQREAAENMLRLLEGSEYVTTQGELRMQDSYSLRCIPQIHGASRLAIDYVASVVENEINAVTDNPIVLVDTGDVFSGGNFHGQPVAIAADTLGIALSELGNISERRIAKLIDPALNHGLPAFLVKHGGINCGFMIPQYAAAALVSENKVLAHPASVDSIPTSAGQEDHVSMGTIGARKAAQILENVRMVLGIELMCAAQALDLQEKRKLGAGTEAAYKVIRGAVEFMEEDRVFYKDQKLAAELIADGTLVKAVEEAVGTLR; this is encoded by the coding sequence GTGAGTGCTTTGAAAGAAATCGTATTGAATGGAAAAGATCTTACGCTGGAGAGTCTGATACGCATAACGAGAAACGGCGCGCAGGTATGCGCGAGCCTTGAGGCGATGGAGGACGTAAAAAAGTCCCGGGCGCTGGTCGAGGAGCTTGTCGCAGGCGGACGCCCAATGTATGGCATCAATACCGGATTCGGCAGATTTTCTGAGGTTGCGATACCGGAGGAGGATATAAATCTTCTTCAGATAAAACTTATACTGGCGGATGCCGCCGGGGTCGGCGCGCCGCTTCCGACCGACGTCGTCCGCGGGATGCTGGTCATGCGTGCGAACTCCCTTCTTAACGGATTTTCCGGCGTACGTCCGGTAGTCATCAACACCATACTCGATATGCTCAATAGAGGCGTTCATCCCGTGGTGCCGGAGAAGGGCTCGGTCGGTTCAAGCGGAGACCTCTGTCCGCTCGCTCATATGGTGCTGCCGATGATCGGGCTCGGCGAGGCCGAATATAACGGCGTCGTAATGGAGGGGGCCGAGGCGATGGCCAAGGCGAAGATCCCGCTTATCGAGCTTAAGGCCAAAGAGGGGCTCGCCCTCATCAACGGAACTCAGTGTATGACCTCCGTCGCGGCCCATGTGCTGGCCGACGCCATAACGCTGAAAAAGACCGCCGACATCGTCGGGGCGCTCACGGTAGAATCCCTTCGCGGAATCAAAAATGCCTACGACCCTCGCATACAGGATGTGCGCCGGCATTCGGGACAGAGAGAGGCCGCGGAAAACATGCTCCGGCTGCTTGAGGGCAGCGAATATGTTACAACGCAGGGCGAACTGCGTATGCAGGATTCGTATTCGCTGCGCTGTATTCCACAAATACATGGAGCCAGCCGTCTTGCTATAGATTATGTCGCCTCCGTCGTGGAGAACGAGATCAATGCCGTCACCGATAATCCGATAGTCCTGGTCGATACCGGCGATGTCTTTTCGGGCGGCAATTTCCACGGACAGCCGGTGGCGATAGCGGCAGATACGTTAGGTATCGCGCTCTCAGAGCTGGGTAATATCTCCGAACGCCGTATCGCAAAGCTGATAGACCCGGCGCTTAACCACGGGCTTCCCGCCTTTCTCGTCAAGCACGGCGGCATAAACTGCGGCTTCATGATTCCGCAGTACGCGGCCGCGGCCCTTGTCTCGGAGAATAAGGTCCTTGCTCACCCCGCGAGCGTAGACTCGATACCCACATCGGCCGGACAGGAGGACCATGTCAGCATGGGTACGATAGGCGCGCGCAAAGCGGCGCAGATATTGGAAAATGTCAGGATGGTTCTCGGCATAGAGCTTATGTGCGCCGCCCAGGCTCTTGACCTTCAGGAAAAGAGGAAACTTGGCGCTGGTACGGAGGCCGCATATAAGGTTATACGCGGCGCGGTGGAGTTTATGGAAGAGGACAGGGTCTTTTATAAAGACCAAAAGCTGGCTGCAGAGCTTATCGCGGACGGAACGCTTGTCAAGGCCGTCGAAGAGGCGGTCGGCACGTTGAGATAG
- a CDS encoding AfsR/SARP family transcriptional regulator, with protein sequence MNVKVKVIGTPSIEINGEALRLPLKKAEAIVYYLAIEGRASREKLASIFWGTKDENSAYNNFRNALYLLKQYFPKDSIIADRRYVSAAGFSCDLDIIDRISDVDTPLPQCLSDELLKGFDIPECADFGNWLLIAKSQFKTRVTEKLKTRITACYDSQDEDNLESSLEMLIAADPFDEDSTLELMDIYFKRRGAAKASTLFREYKRRLSEQHPENRTAK encoded by the coding sequence ATGAATGTAAAGGTGAAGGTAATAGGTACGCCGTCAATAGAGATCAATGGAGAAGCGCTTCGTCTCCCCCTCAAAAAAGCCGAGGCTATAGTCTATTACCTTGCCATAGAGGGGCGCGCCAGCCGTGAAAAGCTGGCTTCCATCTTTTGGGGTACGAAGGACGAAAATTCGGCCTACAATAATTTTCGAAACGCGCTGTATCTGCTGAAACAATATTTTCCCAAAGATTCGATAATTGCCGACCGCCGCTATGTATCGGCGGCCGGTTTCTCCTGCGACCTGGATATCATAGACAGAATAAGCGACGTAGATACGCCTCTGCCGCAGTGTCTTTCCGACGAGCTGCTCAAGGGATTTGATATTCCCGAGTGCGCTGATTTCGGCAACTGGCTTCTTATCGCCAAATCGCAGTTCAAGACACGCGTGACAGAAAAGCTGAAAACACGCATTACCGCCTGTTATGATTCGCAGGACGAGGATAATCTCGAGAGCTCGCTTGAGATGCTCATAGCGGCCGACCCCTTTGACGAGGATTCCACGCTGGAACTTATGGATATCTATTTCAAGAGACGCGGAGCGGCGAAGGCAAGCACTCTCTTCCGCGAGTATAAGCGCCGTCTCTCTGAACAGCATCCCGAAAATCGGACAGCCAAATAA
- a CDS encoding transposase, which translates to MRKRKTEERIRAIEMHKQGIPRRRIAEELGVSPDSIKTWISLYKSGQKDLLDDTRKKRTYSKAVKLEAVSAHLEEGRTMVDVTSSFNISSPSLLRRWCKEFIEQGDISSSKRDCPDKKLEVTNSIEKIKELEMQVDVLKKALELQRW; encoded by the coding sequence ATGCGTAAACGTAAAACGGAAGAAAGAATAAGAGCAATTGAGATGCACAAACAGGGAATTCCACGAAGGCGGATTGCTGAAGAACTTGGTGTTAGTCCTGATTCTATTAAAACATGGATATCTTTATATAAGAGCGGACAGAAGGACTTACTGGATGATACAAGGAAAAAAAGAACCTACAGCAAGGCTGTAAAACTTGAAGCTGTTTCGGCTCATTTAGAAGAGGGACGTACTATGGTAGATGTTACCTCATCTTTTAACATTTCAAGTCCCTCTCTTTTAAGACGATGGTGTAAGGAATTTATCGAACAAGGGGATATTTCTAGTTCAAAACGTGACTGTCCAGATAAGAAATTGGAAGTTACAAATAGCATAGAAAAGATCAAAGAGCTGGAAATGCAGGTCGACGTATTAAAAAAAGCCTTAGAGCTGCAAAGGTGGTGA
- a CDS encoding IS3 family transposase has translation MIERNIKYRIIFEFSTKHSVCGMCRFLSVSRSAYYSWLKRRGMEDKDGPLIEAIRTGQDINKNTYGYRRMTLWLNNFIGIHVNNKRVRRVMKKAGLQAEIRKKKKFKVMSGNIHSYENILNREFRSDRPNQKLVTDITYIRTKKGNIFLSMIKDLFDNSIQGYQISRNNNIKLVTDTLKKAFENNNKVVADGPILHSDQGFQYTSHAYFNLTQRYGLKVSMSRKGNCLDNACAENFFSHIKSELVNRVKWENYEEAKDAIDEYIRYYNNDRIQIKLKKAPMQYRSLFIE, from the coding sequence GTGATAGAAAGAAATATTAAATACAGAATCATTTTTGAATTTTCAACAAAACATTCTGTCTGTGGAATGTGTAGATTTTTGTCCGTATCACGCTCTGCATACTACAGTTGGCTAAAGCGGCGTGGAATGGAAGATAAAGACGGTCCTCTCATAGAAGCAATAAGAACGGGACAGGATATCAACAAAAACACTTATGGGTACAGGCGAATGACTCTGTGGCTCAACAACTTCATTGGCATTCATGTAAACAATAAGAGGGTAAGGCGTGTTATGAAAAAAGCGGGACTTCAAGCGGAAATAAGAAAAAAGAAAAAGTTTAAAGTGATGTCAGGAAATATCCACAGCTATGAGAATATCCTGAACAGAGAATTTCGTTCCGACAGACCAAACCAGAAACTGGTTACTGATATCACATATATACGAACAAAAAAGGGTAATATATTCCTCTCCATGATAAAAGATCTCTTTGATAATTCCATACAGGGATATCAAATCAGTCGTAATAATAATATTAAGTTAGTAACCGATACATTGAAGAAAGCATTTGAAAACAATAATAAGGTGGTCGCTGATGGACCAATCCTCCACAGCGACCAGGGGTTTCAATATACAAGCCATGCATATTTCAACCTGACACAAAGATACGGACTCAAGGTCTCAATGTCAAGGAAAGGAAATTGTTTGGATAATGCATGTGCAGAAAACTTCTTTAGTCACATTAAATCAGAACTCGTCAACCGAGTAAAATGGGAGAACTACGAGGAGGCCAAAGATGCCATAGACGAATATATAAGGTATTATAATAACGACAGGATACAGATAAAATTGAAAAAGGCTCCGATGCAATATCGAAGTCTCTTTATTGAATAA
- a CDS encoding ATP-binding protein — protein MDTHDGGMGDVSPDSFFVGRMREQSLIFERLENNDGTVAVFLDGEAGIGKTSLLHKVLSFFDGESHIILSTRSYEAGLDYPYSSWNNLVSQAALYCTEESPEDGGVNFSLLAGVFPNFMSGRRIAYNADSVVVLERTPIIIGRAVSRLVCRAAGGRRPVIVLEDMHWFDKQSIHMLEVFIENLSVPATVFITSRPEKSDYIMRTLTRLKDAGAINFLHIPLKPFDRSETASFCSHFLDKELLESKDKDYFYNETEGMPLLVAEMVKLLRANSKAEFTVSGLGGVMLARFGEISEKQREFLRVLSVFTNGASISLIAKVMGEPPQEVSAVAEELLRKMLIKEIKTIDFGVHVDFSHAKLRSCVYDAIPGFKLSEYHKKVADTLNGQYSPRKWDPALSSMLCYHYTKAGLPENVLNQHLREMIFDITLNHDLFPLIQDDVLYSCTHPYNDRSDTEKKMDAMSALLADIRNNIRADNEKEIMRMEASYLELCGGYLICWGEYDRGRVLLNRAMKIAREHSFSTIYIHSLSNMGHYFLQTDNAEPLMRTAREMLNAARDDEREKYMGIALRYIGVAFQIMRDYEKSEKVLRRSIAIFEEQALLGKNYTLSMLAAECYIGENYHWQGDFAKAVEHFNHCISVCEEKGLFWGSSHFRAHLADVAFDLGDMEMMFENIYRGTKVFERCQGGRCGSILYSLKSIADAEQKRYDDAYRSLEIGELLSAPIRKHSWISVHAMAKAYLAKMLEEGGLPPQFNKILKKSSKEYAEEAVSIYAKIPVPHRVRMLRERFGL, from the coding sequence TTGGATACGCATGACGGCGGGATGGGAGATGTTTCGCCGGATTCGTTCTTTGTCGGCAGAATGAGGGAACAGTCGCTGATCTTTGAACGGCTGGAGAATAACGACGGCACCGTGGCGGTTTTTTTAGACGGCGAGGCGGGGATCGGCAAGACATCGCTGCTCCACAAGGTGTTGTCGTTTTTTGACGGCGAGAGCCATATAATATTGTCGACGAGATCCTACGAGGCGGGGCTGGACTATCCATATTCGTCATGGAATAACCTCGTGTCGCAGGCGGCGCTGTATTGTACGGAGGAATCGCCGGAGGACGGCGGGGTAAATTTTTCGCTGCTCGCCGGGGTTTTTCCCAATTTTATGAGCGGCAGGCGGATAGCTTATAACGCTGATTCCGTCGTTGTTTTGGAGCGGACCCCCATAATCATCGGAAGGGCCGTAAGCCGCCTTGTCTGCCGCGCCGCCGGCGGCCGGCGTCCAGTTATCGTCCTGGAGGATATGCACTGGTTTGACAAACAGTCTATCCATATGCTCGAAGTGTTTATCGAGAACCTCTCCGTACCGGCCACGGTATTTATTACGAGCCGTCCGGAAAAGAGCGATTACATAATGCGCACGCTTACACGGCTTAAGGATGCCGGAGCGATCAATTTTCTTCATATTCCCCTCAAACCGTTTGACCGCTCGGAGACGGCCTCTTTTTGCAGCCATTTTCTTGATAAAGAGCTGTTGGAATCAAAAGATAAAGACTATTTCTATAACGAAACGGAGGGCATGCCGCTGCTGGTGGCTGAGATGGTAAAGCTGCTCAGGGCGAATTCAAAGGCGGAATTTACCGTCAGCGGTCTGGGCGGCGTCATGCTCGCCAGATTTGGCGAGATATCGGAAAAGCAGAGGGAATTTCTGCGCGTGCTGTCTGTATTTACAAACGGCGCCAGCATTTCGTTGATCGCCAAGGTAATGGGAGAGCCGCCCCAGGAGGTCTCGGCGGTGGCGGAAGAGCTTCTGCGCAAGATGCTGATCAAAGAGATAAAGACGATAGACTTTGGCGTGCATGTCGATTTCAGCCACGCCAAGCTAAGGAGCTGCGTGTACGATGCGATTCCCGGCTTCAAACTCAGCGAGTATCATAAAAAGGTCGCGGACACGCTTAACGGGCAGTATTCGCCAAGGAAATGGGACCCCGCGCTCAGTTCGATGCTTTGTTACCACTATACTAAGGCCGGGCTGCCGGAGAATGTCCTGAATCAGCATCTGCGCGAGATGATATTTGATATAACGCTCAACCATGATCTTTTCCCGCTCATCCAGGACGATGTGCTCTATTCCTGTACGCACCCGTACAACGACCGCTCGGATACGGAGAAGAAGATGGACGCGATGAGCGCCCTGCTGGCCGATATCAGAAATAATATACGGGCCGATAACGAGAAAGAGATAATGCGGATGGAGGCCTCTTATCTGGAGCTGTGCGGGGGCTACCTGATCTGCTGGGGAGAATATGACCGGGGTCGGGTCCTCCTGAACCGCGCGATGAAGATAGCGCGCGAACATTCTTTCTCTACGATATACATCCATTCCCTTTCGAATATGGGGCATTATTTCCTCCAGACGGACAACGCGGAGCCTCTGATGCGCACGGCGCGGGAGATGCTTAACGCGGCGCGCGACGATGAACGGGAGAAGTATATGGGCATTGCGCTGCGCTATATCGGCGTCGCCTTTCAAATCATGAGGGATTATGAAAAATCGGAAAAGGTGCTGCGCCGCTCGATCGCCATCTTTGAGGAACAGGCGCTGCTGGGCAAGAATTATACGCTCAGCATGCTTGCGGCGGAGTGTTATATCGGGGAGAATTACCACTGGCAGGGTGATTTTGCGAAGGCAGTGGAGCATTTCAACCACTGTATAAGTGTCTGCGAAGAGAAGGGGCTCTTCTGGGGCAGCAGCCATTTCCGCGCCCATCTTGCGGATGTCGCTTTTGACCTTGGGGACATGGAGATGATGTTTGAGAATATCTACCGCGGCACGAAGGTCTTTGAACGCTGTCAGGGCGGGCGCTGCGGCTCCATACTCTACAGTCTGAAGTCGATCGCGGATGCCGAGCAGAAACGTTATGACGACGCCTATCGTTCGCTTGAGATAGGCGAGCTGCTCTCCGCACCGATAAGAAAGCATTCATGGATATCGGTTCACGCGATGGCCAAGGCCTATCTTGCGAAAATGCTGGAGGAGGGCGGCCTGCCGCCGCAGTTCAATAAAATACTTAAAAAATCTTCGAAGGAGTACGCCGAAGAGGCTGTCTCCATTTACGCGAAGATCCCTGTCCCGCATCGGGTGAGAATGCTGCGGGAGCGCTTCGGCCTCTGA
- a CDS encoding YjiH family protein — protein MEKQQQYSPLKFLFFSAIGIFMFFIPITFMGKNSIPVDHVITLIRKIPHLGALYVVIVTIWGVARAVRLKKYASSFTDAFFFVTNLIGTAFCAMVYFNIGPEWFLDKNIAPYIFNAVAVSVTMLIPIGSIFLAFLVNYGLMECVGELMVPVMRPIFHTPGRAAIDAVASFVGSYSVGLIITNNVYRKGGYTAREAAIIGTGFSTVSATFMIIVAKTLGIIEHWNIYFWVTLVVCFTVTSITLRIPPLSRVPDTFYPGAVPEGDITEETGGRFERAWKIGVRTGATAPGLYEIAKDNFTYGIVMASGVGAAIMFFGVSALLISKYTTLFDYTAWIYYPFFKVLGMPDAMLAAKAASTSIADMFLPAILCRDSALTTRFVVAVICISEVLFFSGMLPCLTGTDIPLKMREIFIIWFERVVFSILIATPIVYILF, from the coding sequence ATGGAAAAACAGCAGCAGTACAGCCCGCTCAAGTTTTTGTTTTTCAGCGCCATCGGAATATTCATGTTTTTCATCCCGATAACATTTATGGGGAAAAACAGTATTCCCGTCGACCACGTGATAACTCTGATAAGAAAAATACCACACCTGGGGGCTCTCTATGTGGTCATCGTCACCATCTGGGGGGTCGCCCGCGCGGTGCGGCTGAAAAAATACGCCTCTTCGTTCACAGATGCGTTTTTCTTCGTAACAAACCTCATCGGCACGGCATTCTGCGCGATGGTCTATTTTAATATCGGACCGGAATGGTTCTTAGACAAAAATATCGCGCCATATATATTCAACGCCGTGGCGGTATCCGTTACGATGCTGATACCGATAGGCTCAATATTTCTCGCCTTTCTCGTCAATTACGGTCTCATGGAGTGTGTCGGAGAGCTGATGGTTCCGGTCATGCGCCCAATATTCCACACGCCGGGCAGAGCCGCGATAGACGCCGTCGCCTCTTTTGTCGGCAGTTACTCGGTCGGGCTCATCATTACAAACAATGTCTACAGAAAGGGCGGCTACACCGCGCGTGAGGCGGCAATCATCGGAACCGGTTTTTCCACGGTATCCGCGACATTTATGATAATCGTCGCCAAGACGCTCGGGATCATCGAGCACTGGAACATATATTTCTGGGTCACTCTGGTCGTCTGCTTTACCGTAACGTCCATCACCCTTCGCATTCCGCCGCTCTCCCGCGTACCTGATACATTTTATCCCGGCGCGGTACCGGAGGGAGATATCACCGAGGAGACCGGCGGCCGGTTCGAGCGCGCGTGGAAGATCGGGGTGAGAACGGGAGCGACCGCCCCGGGACTTTATGAGATCGCAAAAGACAATTTCACCTACGGCATCGTGATGGCTTCGGGAGTGGGCGCCGCGATAATGTTTTTCGGCGTGAGCGCGCTTCTCATATCAAAATATACGACGCTCTTCGACTACACCGCCTGGATATACTACCCCTTCTTTAAGGTTCTTGGAATGCCTGACGCCATGCTGGCCGCCAAGGCCGCGTCGACGTCGATCGCGGACATGTTCCTGCCCGCGATATTATGCAGGGATTCCGCCCTGACGACGCGCTTCGTCGTCGCCGTCATCTGCATCTCGGAGGTGCTCTTCTTTTCCGGAATGCTGCCCTGCCTCACAGGGACGGATATCCCCCTGAAGATGCGGGAAATTTTCATCATCTGGTTTGAGCGGGTGGTATTTTCAATACTGATCGCAACGCCGATCGTATATATCCTCTTCTAG
- a CDS encoding urocanate hydratase, whose amino-acid sequence MAGNAQILYEVKAQRGNTLRCKGWRQETILRMLENNMENAEHPEKLIIYGGNGKCARNWESYHAIVKSLKELEDDETLVVQSGMPVAVFKTHKYAPVVVMATTNFMRPSWETFYDLEAKNLTIFAQYTAAPWEYIGTQGVIEGTFETLAAVGIKHYDGSMENRILLTAGAGGMGGNQTWAMKMHGGVAIVIDADIETLERRVAKNYLDEIVGSLDEAIEKAKKCVAEKTPHSFGVVGNAADLFEEAFDKGFMPDVVTEMCPCHDPVSYIPSGYTPEQARELRNTDMDKYLELARATMKRQLAVMLKYLDKGVPTFEYGTSIRKECRDAGFPEAEAMRLPAFVADYIRPLFCEGRGPFRWTCISGDPADLKRTDELAMELFGDDPIVGRWIPLASKHLPIEALPARICYMGFGQRKKFALAVNDLIKKGEIKGPVAFSRDNLDSGSIVNPTFESERMPDGGDLISDWPMLNGLLNACGMCDLIAIQANYSMGEAVHTGVTQIADGTADADIRLEVAMTVDSGIGVIRHAQAGYDSAKDVANGKGKLTKEGIKVPLWWQPADKVTFGPDGSDKL is encoded by the coding sequence ATGGCAGGCAACGCACAGATACTCTACGAGGTAAAGGCACAGCGCGGGAACACACTGAGATGCAAGGGGTGGCGTCAGGAGACGATCCTCCGCATGCTCGAAAACAATATGGAGAACGCGGAGCACCCGGAAAAACTGATAATCTACGGCGGCAACGGCAAATGCGCGCGCAACTGGGAGTCGTACCACGCGATTGTCAAGAGCCTTAAAGAACTTGAAGACGACGAGACCCTGGTCGTACAGTCAGGTATGCCGGTAGCGGTATTCAAGACTCACAAATATGCCCCCGTGGTCGTGATGGCGACGACAAACTTTATGCGTCCGTCATGGGAGACCTTCTATGACCTCGAAGCTAAAAACCTTACAATCTTTGCGCAGTATACGGCGGCTCCCTGGGAGTACATCGGAACGCAGGGTGTCATCGAAGGAACTTTCGAAACGCTCGCCGCGGTCGGTATCAAGCACTATGACGGCAGCATGGAAAACCGCATACTCCTCACCGCGGGAGCCGGCGGAATGGGCGGAAACCAGACCTGGGCGATGAAGATGCACGGCGGTGTGGCGATCGTCATCGACGCCGACATTGAGACGCTCGAGCGCCGCGTCGCGAAGAACTATCTCGACGAGATCGTGGGCTCGCTTGACGAGGCCATCGAAAAGGCCAAGAAGTGTGTCGCGGAAAAGACGCCGCATTCATTCGGAGTCGTCGGCAACGCCGCGGACCTCTTTGAAGAGGCTTTTGATAAGGGATTCATGCCCGACGTGGTGACGGAGATGTGCCCCTGCCACGACCCGGTGTCATATATCCCCTCAGGATACACGCCGGAGCAGGCGAGAGAGCTCCGCAATACCGATATGGACAAATATCTCGAACTGGCCCGCGCGACAATGAAGCGCCAGCTCGCGGTGATGCTCAAATACCTCGATAAGGGCGTTCCCACCTTTGAATATGGCACAAGCATCCGTAAAGAGTGCCGCGACGCCGGATTCCCCGAAGCCGAGGCGATGAGACTGCCGGCCTTTGTCGCCGACTATATACGTCCGCTCTTCTGCGAAGGCCGCGGCCCCTTCCGCTGGACCTGCATCTCCGGCGATCCCGCGGACCTCAAGAGAACCGACGAACTGGCGATGGAGCTCTTCGGAGACGACCCGATCGTCGGCCGCTGGATTCCGCTCGCAAGCAAGCATCTTCCGATCGAGGCGCTGCCGGCCCGTATCTGCTACATGGGGTTCGGCCAGAGAAAGAAGTTCGCGCTCGCGGTCAACGACCTGATTAAGAAGGGAGAGATAAAGGGCCCCGTGGCCTTCTCCCGTGACAACCTTGACTCCGGTTCGATCGTCAACCCGACATTTGAATCCGAGCGTATGCCGGACGGCGGCGACCTCATCTCCGACTGGCCGATGCTCAACGGTCTGCTCAACGCCTGCGGCATGTGCGACCTCATAGCCATTCAGGCCAACTACTCAATGGGCGAAGCCGTACACACCGGCGTTACCCAGATCGCGGACGGCACCGCCGACGCCGATATCCGTCTTGAAGTGGCGATGACGGTGGACTCAGGAATCGGCGTTATCCGTCATGCCCAGGCCGGTTACGACTCCGCGAAGGATGTCGCGAACGGCAAAGGCAAGCTCACAAAGGAGGGCATCAAAGTTCCCCTTTGGTGGCAGCCGGCCGACAAGGTCACCTTCGGCCCCGACGGAAGCGACAAACTATAA